One window of the Chitinophaga niabensis genome contains the following:
- a CDS encoding YciI family protein — MQEFLIAIHRDLTGKNPKPTPEQMKEAMKPYQDWISSIAAQDRLVNPPKRWDTDGRVVKPGNTVSTGPYAEVKKSIGGLFLIRANDYEEAVEIAKGCPIIQVGAVVEVRMAVPTV; from the coding sequence ATGCAAGAATTCTTAATCGCTATCCACAGGGATCTGACGGGCAAGAACCCCAAACCAACGCCAGAGCAAATGAAAGAAGCCATGAAACCTTACCAGGATTGGATCAGTAGCATTGCTGCGCAGGACAGACTGGTGAATCCACCAAAAAGATGGGATACAGATGGCCGGGTAGTCAAACCAGGTAATACAGTATCTACCGGGCCATATGCTGAGGTTAAGAAATCGATAGGCGGGTTGTTCCTGATAAGGGCTAATGACTATGAGGAGGCCGTTGAAATTGCTAAAGGCTGCCCCATCATTCAAGTGGGTGCGGTTGTGGAAGTGAGAATGGCGGTTCCTACAGTGTGA
- a CDS encoding universal stress protein codes for MKKITVVFDGLRLSESALQYAIFLGKKVSAHISALFLDDFTYNSYNMYQLIREGASENEVRDFDLRDRTQRGTAGRYVEAALQQAGLSCSIHHGGNIAIQDVLEDSVYSDLIIVDIHESFTQEKKLPPTRFMRDLLTDTQCPVLIIPSTYREISKAILLYDGEPSSVYAIKMAGYLLPWINRLPAEVLSINNKEAVEQLNDNRLMDEFMQTYFPAAPIKVMQGPPETVIVDQLKEQEPGTMVILGAYRRSAVSRFFRMSMADVLMSNLQLPLFIAHNK; via the coding sequence ATGAAAAAGATCACTGTGGTATTTGATGGCTTACGCCTTTCCGAAAGTGCATTACAATATGCCATATTCCTGGGTAAAAAAGTATCTGCCCATATTTCTGCTCTTTTCCTGGATGACTTCACCTATAACAGCTACAATATGTATCAATTGATACGGGAGGGTGCATCGGAAAATGAAGTCAGGGATTTTGACCTGCGGGACAGGACGCAAAGGGGAACTGCAGGCCGGTATGTTGAAGCAGCTCTTCAACAGGCAGGTCTTTCCTGCAGTATACATCATGGCGGGAATATTGCCATACAGGATGTTTTAGAAGATAGTGTTTATTCTGACCTGATCATCGTGGATATTCATGAATCTTTCACGCAGGAAAAGAAATTACCTCCTACCCGGTTCATGAGGGACCTGCTGACCGATACACAATGCCCTGTATTAATTATCCCCTCCACCTATCGTGAAATTTCCAAAGCTATACTCCTGTATGATGGAGAGCCTTCTTCTGTTTATGCTATTAAAATGGCGGGGTACCTATTACCCTGGATCAACAGACTGCCGGCAGAAGTGCTCTCCATTAATAACAAAGAGGCGGTTGAACAATTGAATGACAACCGCCTGATGGATGAGTTTATGCAAACGTATTTCCCGGCGGCTCCCATCAAAGTGATGCAAGGGCCACCGGAAACCGTTATTGTGGACCAGTTGAAAGAACAGGAACCTGGCACTATGGTGATCTTAGGTGCCTACAGAAGAAGTGCTGTTTCCCGGTTCTTCAGAATGAGCATGGCCGATGTACTGATGAGCAACTTACAATTGCCTTTATTCATTGCACATAATAAATGA
- a CDS encoding FMN-binding glutamate synthase family protein, with protein sequence MRKGFIISAIIGIIGTALLGYFASPWWYVILAMIVALFIMGINDMRQTKHSIMRTYPVFGRMRYWMEALRPKMYQYFVESDIDGRPINRIDRSTIYQRAKKEMDTMPFGTQLDVYEEGYEWMSHSISPKDFRNLDHNPRVLIGNKDCKLPYSASIFNVSAMSFGSLSSNAIEALNAGAKIGNFAHNTGEGGISPYHLKHNGDIIWQVGTGYFGCRDEDGNFSPELFRQTSSAPQIRMIELKLSQGAKPGHGGILPAKKNTPEIAAIRHVKAGTTVYSPPYHSAFNNPRELVLLLQQMRELSGGKPVGFKLCIGRKSEFIGICKAMIELNLYPDFITVDGGEGGTGAAPQEFSNHVGAPLLDGLAFVHNILVGYDIRKHIKLIASGKILSGFHILRAIALGADACNSARAMMMAIGCIQALQCNSNKCPTGVATQDPALSIGLVVADKKQRVANYHEDTVKTFVELMGAAGIDDYKKLTRSHIYRRVFMNEVRTFEDIFPSLEPSAILNNKIPEKYKQDVEMAHADRWY encoded by the coding sequence ATGCGTAAAGGATTTATCATTAGCGCAATCATAGGGATTATAGGCACTGCTTTGCTCGGCTACTTCGCAAGCCCCTGGTGGTATGTGATCCTGGCTATGATCGTGGCGCTGTTTATTATGGGCATTAATGATATGCGGCAGACCAAACATTCTATCATGCGCACCTATCCTGTTTTTGGCAGAATGCGTTACTGGATGGAAGCATTGCGGCCTAAAATGTACCAGTACTTTGTGGAATCTGATATTGACGGGCGCCCCATTAACCGCATAGACCGCTCCACCATTTATCAGCGTGCTAAAAAAGAAATGGACACCATGCCTTTCGGTACACAACTGGATGTGTATGAGGAAGGATACGAATGGATGAGCCATTCCATCTCTCCCAAAGATTTCCGTAACCTGGACCATAATCCGCGGGTGCTGATCGGCAACAAGGATTGCAAACTCCCTTATTCTGCCAGCATCTTCAATGTATCCGCCATGAGCTTCGGTTCTCTGAGCAGCAATGCGATTGAGGCATTGAATGCAGGTGCTAAGATCGGCAACTTTGCGCATAATACCGGTGAGGGTGGTATCAGCCCTTATCACCTTAAACATAACGGGGATATTATCTGGCAGGTAGGCACAGGCTATTTTGGCTGCCGGGATGAAGATGGGAATTTTTCACCGGAACTATTCAGGCAAACATCTTCTGCGCCGCAGATCAGGATGATAGAACTGAAATTATCCCAGGGAGCCAAACCTGGTCACGGGGGTATTCTGCCGGCTAAAAAGAATACACCGGAGATTGCAGCCATCCGGCACGTAAAAGCGGGCACTACAGTATACTCCCCTCCTTACCACAGCGCATTTAATAACCCGCGTGAGCTGGTATTACTGCTTCAGCAGATGCGTGAATTGTCCGGCGGAAAACCCGTAGGTTTCAAATTATGTATCGGAAGGAAGAGTGAATTCATCGGCATCTGTAAAGCCATGATAGAACTGAACCTTTACCCGGACTTTATTACCGTGGATGGTGGTGAAGGAGGAACAGGTGCTGCACCACAGGAATTCTCCAATCACGTAGGAGCGCCTTTACTGGATGGACTGGCTTTTGTGCATAATATCCTGGTAGGTTATGATATCCGGAAACATATCAAACTGATCGCTTCGGGTAAGATCCTTTCCGGTTTCCATATCCTCAGAGCCATCGCTTTGGGTGCAGATGCCTGTAACAGTGCACGTGCCATGATGATGGCCATCGGGTGTATCCAGGCTTTGCAATGTAATTCCAATAAATGTCCAACGGGCGTGGCTACACAGGATCCCGCTTTATCTATCGGGCTGGTAGTAGCTGATAAGAAACAGCGGGTAGCCAACTATCATGAAGATACCGTGAAAACTTTCGTGGAACTGATGGGCGCCGCAGGTATTGATGATTATAAAAAGCTGACACGCTCACATATCTACCGCCGTGTATTCATGAATGAGGTGAGGACTTTTGAAGATATCTTCCCATCCCTGGAACCCAGTGCGATCCTCAACAACAAAATTCCTGAAAAGTATAAACAGGATGTTGAAATGGCGCATGCAGACAGATGGTATTAA
- a CDS encoding NAD(P)H-binding protein, with the protein MKIITTGSLGNIGLPLIKDLLQKGHRVTTISSNPAKKAEIEALGATAAIGSLDDREFLTNTFTGADTVYIMVPPGYTETDQVAYYKRLAGNYAQAIQQAGIKRVVHLSSYGAHLDKGTGFILGAHHAEIILNQLPGISLTHLRPGYFYPNLYRFADMIKGAGFIGSNYGGDDKLVMVAPADIATVAAEELEKTTATQNIRYIISDERTASEVASVLGRAIGKPDLQWLLLTEEQTKSGLEQAGLPSFFITNILQLNNSIHTGVLQEDYKKQEPIPLGKTKLEEFAKEFAAAF; encoded by the coding sequence ATGAAAATAATAACAACAGGTTCCTTAGGGAACATAGGCTTGCCATTAATAAAAGACCTGTTACAGAAAGGCCATAGGGTAACCACTATCAGCAGCAATCCTGCAAAGAAAGCAGAGATCGAAGCACTCGGGGCCACAGCGGCCATCGGCTCACTGGACGACCGGGAGTTTCTGACAAACACTTTCACTGGCGCAGATACTGTATATATAATGGTGCCTCCCGGCTATACGGAAACAGATCAGGTGGCGTATTACAAAAGGCTTGCAGGCAATTATGCACAGGCCATTCAGCAGGCTGGTATAAAGAGGGTAGTACATCTCAGCAGCTATGGTGCACATTTGGATAAAGGCACCGGCTTCATCCTGGGTGCACATCATGCGGAAATTATCCTGAACCAGTTGCCTGGCATTTCCCTCACACACCTCCGCCCGGGATATTTCTACCCAAATCTTTACAGGTTTGCAGATATGATCAAAGGAGCAGGTTTCATCGGTTCAAACTATGGTGGAGATGATAAACTGGTAATGGTTGCTCCGGCAGACATTGCCACGGTTGCTGCGGAAGAGCTGGAGAAAACAACTGCCACACAAAACATCCGCTATATCATCAGCGATGAACGCACAGCCAGTGAAGTAGCCAGTGTGTTAGGTAGAGCAATCGGCAAACCGGACCTGCAATGGCTGTTACTTACTGAGGAACAAACGAAAAGTGGTTTGGAACAGGCCGGATTACCTTCCTTCTTTATTACCAATATCCTGCAATTGAACAACAGCATTCATACAGGTGTGTTACAGGAAGATTATAAGAAGCAGGAACCTATTCCATTAGGCAAAACAAAACTGGAGGAATTTGCAAAAGAATTTGCAGCTGCATTCTAA
- a CDS encoding helix-turn-helix domain-containing protein — protein sequence MKNTQPHNIKTISEYHQHMDLPKPLHPLISVVNFDDIKRSPGTVIHNFYSIALKRNFNCKMRYGQQVYDFDEGLMSFISPGQVFSIEAADDFSHTGWLLIVHPDFLWNTPLAKKIKQYEYFSYAVHEALHLSEKEELTITSLIQNIAQEYHASIDKFSQDVIIAQLDLLLIYAERFYQRQFITRKISNHRILEKLEDVLTSWFQKENGIPTVQYIANELNVSPNYLSVMLKTLTGQSTQQHIHDKLIEKAKEKLSTTDLTVSEIAYELGFEHSQSFSKLFKSKTSLSPVEFRNSFN from the coding sequence GTGAAGAACACTCAGCCACATAATATCAAGACTATCAGCGAGTACCATCAGCATATGGACCTGCCGAAACCCCTGCATCCCCTGATCAGCGTTGTTAATTTCGATGATATCAAACGCTCACCCGGTACCGTTATACATAATTTCTATTCCATTGCATTAAAAAGGAATTTTAACTGCAAGATGCGGTACGGCCAGCAGGTATATGATTTTGACGAAGGATTGATGAGCTTCATTTCCCCCGGCCAGGTATTTTCTATAGAAGCAGCAGACGATTTCAGCCATACCGGCTGGTTACTGATCGTGCATCCCGACTTTTTATGGAACACCCCGCTGGCTAAAAAGATCAAACAATACGAGTATTTCAGCTATGCGGTTCATGAAGCCCTGCATCTTTCTGAAAAGGAAGAGCTGACTATTACTAGCCTGATACAGAACATCGCACAGGAATATCACGCGAGCATAGATAAATTCAGCCAGGATGTGATCATTGCGCAGCTGGATCTCCTGCTTATCTATGCAGAACGTTTCTATCAGCGCCAGTTCATCACCCGTAAGATCAGTAATCACAGGATCCTGGAGAAGCTGGAGGATGTGCTTACTTCCTGGTTTCAGAAAGAAAATGGAATACCCACCGTACAGTACATTGCTAATGAATTAAACGTATCTCCCAACTACCTGAGTGTAATGCTGAAGACCTTAACCGGCCAAAGTACCCAACAGCATATACACGATAAACTGATCGAAAAGGCAAAGGAAAAACTGTCCACTACGGACCTCACCGTTAGTGAAATTGCGTATGAGCTGGGCTTTGAACATTCCCAGTCATTCAGCAAATTATTCAAGAGCAAAACCAGTCTTTCTCCGGTAGAATTCCGGAATTCTTTCAATTAA
- a CDS encoding winged helix DNA-binding domain-containing protein: MKTEDIILQRLHTQQLAKPNYKEAGEVVSWLIAMQAQEYAHAKWAIHLRSKGLTEKAIEQSFNEGIYLRTHLMRPTWHFVHQQDIRWLLQLTAPRVHAANAYYYKQLELDTKLFSRSNKVLEKALQGGKHLQRTALAKALKDAKIIASGPRLGYIMMFAELEGLICSGPREGKQFTYALLEERVPPVKALSRSEALAQFVQRYFTTRGPATLQDFAYWSGLTMKDAKEGAEALSADFVKEGELIYLPASFDKKEKITHTFIMPDYDEYGMSYKDRHDIFNEGARTFYSHMIIVDGKIAGTWKKKDNDGLDMDIFTTLNKTQTTALKKATARYLAFCR, translated from the coding sequence ATGAAAACCGAAGACATTATCCTTCAGCGGCTGCATACCCAGCAGCTGGCCAAACCTAACTATAAAGAAGCAGGAGAGGTAGTTTCCTGGCTCATTGCCATGCAGGCACAGGAGTATGCACATGCCAAATGGGCTATTCATCTCCGCTCCAAAGGACTAACAGAAAAGGCAATAGAACAATCCTTCAATGAGGGCATTTACCTCCGTACCCATCTCATGCGGCCTACCTGGCATTTTGTGCATCAGCAGGATATCCGCTGGCTGCTGCAACTCACTGCACCAAGGGTACATGCAGCCAATGCCTATTACTATAAACAACTGGAACTGGATACCAAATTGTTCTCCCGCAGTAATAAAGTACTGGAAAAAGCATTACAGGGCGGGAAACATCTGCAACGTACTGCTTTGGCAAAGGCACTAAAGGATGCTAAGATCATCGCTTCCGGGCCAAGGCTCGGTTATATCATGATGTTTGCAGAACTGGAAGGGCTTATTTGCAGCGGCCCCCGGGAAGGCAAACAGTTCACCTATGCTTTGCTGGAAGAAAGGGTACCTCCTGTAAAAGCACTCAGCCGTTCAGAAGCGCTGGCGCAGTTTGTGCAAAGATACTTCACTACCAGGGGACCAGCTACTTTGCAGGACTTCGCTTATTGGTCCGGCTTAACAATGAAAGATGCAAAAGAAGGCGCTGAGGCGCTTTCTGCGGACTTCGTTAAGGAAGGAGAATTAATATACCTCCCTGCTTCATTTGACAAGAAAGAAAAGATCACACATACCTTCATTATGCCGGATTATGATGAATACGGCATGAGCTATAAAGACCGCCACGACATCTTCAACGAAGGCGCCCGTACCTTCTATTCCCATATGATCATTGTGGATGGAAAGATTGCAGGTACGTGGAAAAAGAAGGACAATGACGGGCTGGATATGGACATATTCACAACACTGAACAAAACACAAACAACAGCCTTAAAGAAGGCCACAGCGCGTTACCTGGCCTTTTGCAGGTAA
- a CDS encoding SRPBCC domain-containing protein produces the protein MKGQDFTTSFLVDKTPHEAFEAITNFRAWWSEDIKGRTNILHEVFLYQYKDIHLCKLKLIEEVPDKKLVYHVLDNQFSVFTKDKTEWINTQLVFDISSEDGKTKVKFTHVGLVPEYECYEVCHVAWSTYINQSLYNLIATGQGQPTPKGEDGINAEVLRERNLIN, from the coding sequence ATGAAAGGTCAGGATTTCACAACCAGTTTCCTGGTTGATAAAACACCACATGAGGCATTCGAAGCCATCACTAATTTCCGTGCCTGGTGGTCAGAAGATATCAAAGGAAGAACAAACATCCTTCATGAGGTTTTCCTTTATCAATATAAGGATATCCATCTGTGCAAGCTTAAGCTTATTGAGGAAGTTCCGGATAAAAAGCTGGTTTACCATGTTTTGGACAATCAATTCAGTGTATTTACAAAGGATAAAACAGAATGGATCAATACCCAGCTCGTTTTTGATATTTCAAGTGAAGACGGTAAAACAAAAGTAAAATTCACGCATGTGGGCCTCGTTCCGGAATATGAGTGTTATGAGGTTTGCCATGTTGCCTGGAGCACCTACATTAATCAGAGCCTGTACAATCTGATCGCTACCGGCCAGGGACAGCCAACTCCTAAAGGAGAAGATGGTATAAACGCGGAGGTATTAAGAGAACGGAATTTAATCAACTGA
- a CDS encoding isocitrate lyase/PEP mutase family protein, with translation MTNYEKFHQLHHQSTPLILANVWNVKSAQIAEKSGFAAIATSSGAIAESLGYRDGEQIPFAELLYIIQRINATTSIPLSVDLERGYSDDPAILNDNIQKLIDSGVAGINLEDAQGEEIYLKKLNHIKNYLVKTNQQLFINARTDAFLQKLPAPLKTTLIRAELYREAGADGLFVPGVQEAETIKEITSYTTLPVNVVGVPKIASIAELTDYGVKRISMAVLLYKATYRHMEKLAQEIMDKQSFEALS, from the coding sequence ATGACAAACTACGAAAAGTTCCATCAGCTACACCATCAATCCACCCCGTTAATACTGGCCAACGTATGGAATGTGAAAAGTGCGCAAATAGCAGAAAAGAGTGGCTTCGCCGCAATAGCTACTTCCAGCGGGGCTATTGCTGAATCGCTCGGGTACAGGGACGGTGAGCAAATACCATTTGCGGAGTTATTATATATCATACAACGGATCAATGCCACTACGTCCATTCCCTTATCAGTAGACCTTGAAAGAGGATATTCGGATGATCCTGCAATATTGAATGATAACATTCAAAAGCTAATTGACAGCGGCGTTGCCGGTATAAACCTGGAAGATGCACAGGGAGAAGAGATCTATCTGAAAAAATTGAACCATATTAAAAACTACCTGGTCAAAACCAACCAGCAGTTATTTATTAATGCCAGAACAGACGCTTTCCTGCAAAAACTGCCAGCACCCCTGAAAACAACATTGATCAGAGCGGAACTATACAGAGAGGCGGGTGCCGATGGCCTGTTTGTACCTGGTGTTCAGGAGGCTGAAACAATTAAAGAGATCACCTCTTACACCACGCTGCCGGTGAATGTAGTTGGCGTTCCAAAAATTGCGTCCATTGCCGAATTAACAGATTATGGCGTAAAACGAATAAGCATGGCGGTATTATTATACAAAGCTACTTACAGGCATATGGAAAAACTGGCGCAGGAAATTATGGATAAACAATCATTTGAAGCTTTATCTTAA
- a CDS encoding PKD-like family lipoprotein, with protein MKKYSLYILLLFILGACAKDKGNYDYINIPDPVVKGLDTAYAAIVGDSLIITPEVQLKSGKNDYSCFWKIDVPEKAMSVDYEGQSLRIVFGLGANRYNALLKVKDNNTGQVYFFKFIVKGQTQFTRGVLVLSNENNRTVLTFIKPDGTVQPDIYDAINKEVLPGGGMQLVPIRNQFYMNQLSSFWITYTGGTTGAVQIDANTLQRNKYLADNFYTAPAVLKVNSFLNMINGVTTAILNGKMYIGATETAPFWPYYGFWGVPVDGNYQLHPNVLHNLYERPNDGYFFGFEATKKQFLRFSTNAFFDTSYNVLGNTSFDPKNLKMDLLYMTRFTDNEFYAMMDSVGKKIELKFGLDFNADKRTFTPSYKREFPAASLLMPDTKWQSSPIGVIFFSSNDKIYRYNPVNNEVKALDATFGGKKVTMLKVLNGGNLLVAGVEGSIYYLDTSVGHNGENPQQVNSIPGVPADIYIREN; from the coding sequence ATGAAAAAATATTCCTTATATATTTTGCTGTTGTTCATCCTTGGCGCCTGTGCCAAGGACAAGGGCAACTATGATTACATCAACATTCCGGATCCTGTTGTAAAAGGGCTGGATACTGCTTATGCAGCCATCGTGGGAGACAGCCTGATCATTACCCCTGAAGTACAGCTGAAATCCGGTAAAAACGATTATTCCTGCTTCTGGAAGATAGATGTGCCGGAAAAGGCCATGTCTGTGGATTATGAGGGGCAATCATTGAGGATTGTATTCGGCCTGGGCGCTAACCGCTATAATGCTTTACTGAAAGTAAAGGATAACAATACCGGCCAGGTATATTTCTTCAAGTTTATTGTCAAAGGGCAGACACAGTTTACAAGAGGTGTGCTGGTGCTCAGCAATGAGAACAACAGAACGGTACTCACCTTCATTAAACCTGATGGAACGGTACAACCTGATATCTATGATGCCATCAACAAAGAAGTATTGCCCGGTGGTGGTATGCAACTGGTGCCTATAAGGAACCAGTTCTACATGAACCAGCTGAGTTCTTTCTGGATCACTTATACCGGCGGCACTACCGGTGCTGTACAGATTGATGCCAACACATTGCAACGCAACAAATACCTGGCAGATAACTTTTATACCGCTCCTGCTGTATTGAAGGTGAACAGTTTCCTGAATATGATCAATGGTGTAACCACTGCTATCCTCAATGGAAAAATGTACATCGGCGCTACGGAAACAGCACCATTCTGGCCTTATTACGGCTTTTGGGGAGTACCGGTAGATGGTAATTACCAGTTGCATCCCAATGTGCTGCATAACCTTTATGAGCGCCCTAACGATGGTTATTTCTTTGGCTTTGAAGCCACCAAAAAACAATTCCTGCGCTTCAGCACCAATGCATTCTTCGATACCAGCTATAATGTATTAGGTAACACTTCTTTCGATCCCAAGAACCTGAAAATGGACCTGCTCTACATGACCCGCTTCACGGATAATGAGTTCTATGCCATGATGGACAGTGTGGGTAAGAAAATAGAACTGAAGTTTGGCCTTGATTTCAATGCAGATAAAAGAACGTTCACGCCTTCTTATAAAAGAGAATTCCCCGCAGCCAGCCTGCTGATGCCGGATACCAAATGGCAAAGTTCCCCGATCGGTGTGATCTTCTTTTCTTCCAACGATAAGATCTATCGCTACAACCCGGTTAACAATGAGGTGAAGGCGCTGGATGCCACTTTCGGTGGAAAGAAAGTGACCATGCTGAAAGTGTTGAATGGCGGGAACCTGTTAGTGGCCGGTGTGGAAGGAAGTATCTATTACCTGGATACCAGTGTGGGGCATAATGGAGAAAACCCGCAGCAGGTGAATAGTATTCCGGGTGTGCCTGCGGATATCTATATCAGGGAGAATTAA
- a CDS encoding DUF4843 domain-containing protein yields the protein MKKLFLIGLFGAVCLSACKKAVELTYQSPDNIYFDFTDPKDKEKRVDSFFYSFALFPEKSFDTIFLPVRISGLRKSVDRKFKLTVIDSATTALPGTHYKALEPEYTIPADSGSANVPIIIYSKDPALLAGSVKIKFRLAATKDFAVTTVAFDTAKVIFSNRLEQPVWWNTWAGELGAYSRVKHELFIRTSGTIELPAVFNAEVLPKTLYHTRRFRSFLNNPISWVAANPAEGYTVEDIGGGKYNFFSISNPEKKYVMELNPADNKYYFRDENGNRIV from the coding sequence ATGAAAAAATTATTCCTGATTGGTTTATTCGGCGCAGTTTGTTTGAGTGCTTGTAAAAAGGCAGTTGAATTAACGTATCAGTCGCCAGACAATATATACTTCGATTTTACAGATCCAAAGGATAAAGAGAAACGGGTGGACAGCTTTTTCTATTCTTTCGCCCTCTTCCCGGAGAAATCCTTTGATACCATATTTTTACCTGTACGTATTTCCGGCTTGCGGAAGTCTGTGGACAGGAAGTTCAAACTCACGGTAATAGACAGTGCTACCACAGCATTACCTGGCACGCACTATAAAGCCCTGGAACCGGAATATACCATTCCTGCTGATTCCGGCAGTGCCAATGTGCCCATCATTATCTACAGCAAGGACCCTGCACTCCTGGCAGGTTCTGTTAAGATAAAGTTCCGCCTGGCGGCCACCAAAGATTTTGCAGTTACAACCGTTGCGTTCGATACGGCAAAGGTGATCTTCTCCAACCGCCTGGAGCAACCGGTATGGTGGAATACCTGGGCCGGCGAACTGGGAGCCTATTCCCGCGTGAAGCATGAGCTGTTCATCAGAACATCCGGTACTATAGAGTTACCTGCTGTTTTTAATGCAGAAGTATTACCTAAAACACTATATCATACCCGCCGTTTCAGAAGTTTCCTGAACAATCCCATTTCATGGGTAGCAGCTAATCCCGCAGAAGGATATACCGTGGAAGATATAGGAGGAGGGAAGTATAATTTCTTCAGCATCAGCAATCCTGAAAAGAAGTACGTTATGGAGCTCAACCCGGCAGATAACAAATACTACTTCAGGGATGAGAATGGTAACCGCATTGTATAA
- a CDS encoding RagB/SusD family nutrient uptake outer membrane protein translates to MKKYIISIIIIGAFASCSKWLDVQPKSEVSQDALFSSEDGFKEALNGLYSKNAKEQLYGRELTYGFLDAFAQNYSTDVFDSWGYGAVMKFNRKENGFVQRRDQIWEGLYTVVANANLILEHIDEKKNILTAVNYNIIKGEALAMRAYCHFDVLRLFADSYVTNANGSGIPYVTKFSKEVPPLFKVGEAIDLMLKDLLAAKELLRESDPILSPGYKVGYPKTDTATETKGETFLQVRRHRLNYYAVCGELARVYLYKGDKTNALSNALEVINSNKFPFTKQADFLNPDEEKKDRILYKELLFGIYAPNMQDRMKEVLTNGQSALYVTLTEGRNIYETGGVGGDDFRYKQWLQEQSGSTGTYLRVVKYTRDPDANIHDLMMPCMRLSEMYYIAAECTFDTDATKAWDYFNTVRLNRGIGTKLSDPSKTVFMNELVKEARKEFFSEGQIFYMYKRLNMPIAGQSGVSIPASKAVFVLPFPDDEIAYGNR, encoded by the coding sequence ATGAAGAAATATATTATATCCATCATCATCATAGGCGCTTTTGCATCCTGCAGCAAATGGCTGGATGTACAGCCCAAATCTGAAGTGTCCCAGGACGCGCTTTTCAGTTCTGAAGATGGTTTTAAAGAAGCCCTCAACGGCTTATACAGCAAAAATGCCAAAGAGCAGCTCTATGGCCGTGAACTCACTTACGGTTTCCTGGATGCATTTGCACAGAACTACAGCACCGATGTTTTTGACAGCTGGGGATATGGTGCGGTGATGAAGTTCAACCGTAAAGAGAATGGTTTTGTACAAAGAAGGGACCAGATCTGGGAAGGCCTGTACACTGTAGTGGCCAATGCCAACCTCATCCTGGAGCATATTGATGAAAAGAAGAACATCCTCACTGCCGTTAATTACAACATCATAAAAGGCGAAGCGCTGGCTATGCGTGCTTACTGCCATTTTGATGTACTGCGCCTTTTTGCTGATTCCTATGTTACAAATGCAAATGGAAGTGGTATTCCCTATGTAACCAAATTCAGCAAAGAAGTACCACCGTTGTTCAAAGTAGGAGAAGCCATCGACCTGATGCTGAAAGACCTGCTGGCGGCAAAGGAATTACTGAGAGAAAGCGATCCTATCCTTTCCCCCGGTTATAAAGTAGGTTATCCTAAAACAGACACCGCTACGGAAACCAAAGGAGAAACCTTCCTGCAGGTACGCCGCCACCGCCTGAACTATTATGCAGTCTGTGGAGAGCTGGCAAGGGTTTATCTCTATAAAGGAGACAAAACAAACGCTTTGAGCAATGCCCTGGAGGTGATCAATTCCAACAAATTCCCCTTCACCAAACAGGCAGACTTCCTGAATCCTGATGAAGAGAAGAAAGACAGGATCCTGTATAAAGAACTGCTCTTTGGTATTTATGCACCGAATATGCAGGACAGGATGAAGGAAGTACTCACCAATGGCCAGTCAGCCTTATACGTAACATTAACAGAGGGCCGGAATATCTATGAGACCGGCGGCGTAGGAGGAGATGATTTCCGTTATAAACAATGGCTGCAGGAACAATCCGGTTCTACCGGTACCTATCTGCGGGTAGTAAAATACACCAGGGACCCTGATGCTAACATCCATGATCTGATGATGCCCTGCATGCGTTTGAGTGAAATGTATTACATCGCAGCAGAGTGTACGTTTGATACAGATGCCACCAAGGCATGGGATTATTTTAATACCGTTCGTTTGAACAGGGGGATCGGTACTAAGCTGAGCGATCCTTCCAAAACAGTGTTCATGAATGAACTGGTGAAAGAAGCACGTAAAGAGTTCTTCTCCGAAGGCCAGATCTTTTATATGTACAAACGCCTGAATATGCCTATTGCCGGACAATCCGGCGTAAGCATCCCGGCCAGCAAAGCAGTATTTGTACTGCCATTCCCTGATGATGAGATTGCATACGGTAACAGATAA